The following nucleotide sequence is from Bradyrhizobium roseum.
TCTTCATCGAAGTGACTAAGGAAGAGCTCGAGAACGTCGCGCTGGAATCGACGCGAACGATTGAAATCGATGAGTTCGTGGACCGCAGCAAAATCGACTCGCGGTATGTGATCCGTCCCTACTATCTGTGTCCAGACGGCAAGGTCGGCCACGACGCCTTCGCATTGATCCGCGAAACCATCCGCGAGATGAACAAGGTCGCCATTGGACGCGTCGTCCTCACAAACCGCGAACACATCGTTGCGCTGGAGCCTCTGGACAAGGGGCTGATGGGAACGCTGCTGCGCTATCCCTACGAGGTGCGTGCCGCGGACGAGTATTTTAGCGAGATCCAGGACGTCAAAGTCACCAAGGACATGCTCGATCTCGCCAGGCACATCGTCAATCAGAAGGCGGGTCATTTCGAGCCGGACAAGTTCGAAGACCAGTACGAAACGGCCCTCATCGATCTCATCAACCAGAAGCGCGCCGGCAAACCCATTGCCGAGAAAGCGCGACCTCGGGGCGAGAACGTGGTGGATCTGATGGACGCGCTGCGCAAGAGTCTCGGCAGTAGTGCGGCGGCAGCCGCTCCAGCGAAGAAGCCGGCCAAGAAGCCGCGTAAGGTCGCCAGCGGTCAGAAGGAAATGCTGATGCCGATCGCCGGCAAGAAGCCTGCAAAGGAAACGGCAACCAAGAGACCTGCGGCCAGGCAGCGGAAGTCGGCTTAGGACAATCGCGAAGCGTTCCCCAAGGCGGAAGAAGTGGGGTGCCATTCTTCGTTGGGGCTGGGCGCGTCCGCTGGTCGCGGACCGGGCTCTCGTGAACCGAGCCACTCCGCGTCTCGACCTCCGGCTTCGATCCCTCGCGCAGAGCTGCGGTGCTCCTCGCCGGGGGCACTCGGGACAGGGTCCCGCCGTCATGAATCATGCCGGCGTCGCTATCACTGCCCCTGTCCCGGGTGCCCTTTCAACCGGTCTCGTCGCTGCACTCGGTCCCGCGTGCCGCCTTCGGCGTCGCTATGCTCACGCTCTTGCGGGTGCCATTTCTGGAGGGCGATGCGCCCATTGGCGCACGCCTGATCGGGGCCTGCGGCCCCGGCGATATCGCGCACTACCTGAGGTAAGAGTGCCGGCTGCGGTGACGTCTTGTCTTCAACCTTCGTTGCTGATGAATTAGCTAGACTTCGCGCTTGGATCGTCCGACCTCCTTTGAGGTCAGATAGCGCCGCATGAGAGTAATATGGTTGCGCGATCTCCAAGATCGATGTTGAGCGCGGGCATTCTCGCCTACCGCAAGGGCGCTGGACGTCTCGAAGTGCTGCTCGTACACCCGGGCGGGCCCTATTGGCGCAACAAGGACAATGGCGCTTGGTCAATCCCGAAGGGGGAAGTCGATGGCACGGATGATCCGCAGCAGACCGCCCGACGGGAATTTTCGGAGGAGCTCGGTCCGGCCGCTTCGATCGGACCATTAACGGCAGTGGGAGAAGTCCGACAACGAGGCGGGAAGCGCGTCATCGCATTCGTCGGTGAAGGCGAATTCGACCCGACGGCGCTGGCCAGCAACACGTTTGAGATCGAGTGGCCGCCCCGAAGCGGTCGGCGGCAAATCTTTCCCGAAGTCGATCGCGCGGAATGGTTTGATATCGAGTTCGCTCGAACCAAGCTGATTGCTGCGCAGGTGGAGCTTCTCGATCGCCTTCTGGCAATCGCGGCCGACAATAGCGTCGAAGGATGATATGTTCACGATCGGGATCATCTCAGACACGCACGGGCTGCTAAGGGCGGAGGCAGAAGATCGCCTGGCGGGGGTCGATCACATCATTCACGCCGGCGACATTGGCCGTCCTGAGATCATCGCTTCGCTTCGCAAGATTGCCCCCGTCACTGCAATCCGGGGGAACGTCGATGACGGCGAATGGGCCTGCGAGTACGCCGATACCGAAGTCGTGCGTCTCGCCGGTAAAACGATTTCTGTCCTGCACGACCTGAAGACGCTGCGCACCGACTCCCTGTCCGGCGTCGACGTGGTCGTTTCCGGGCATTCCCACATGCCGAAGATCGAAACGGTCGACGGCGTCCTCTACCTCAACCCGGGCAGCGCGGGCCCACGGCGCTTCAAGCTGCCGATCACCCTTGCGACGCTTGCAATCACATCTGAAGGTGGCATGGATTGGAAGCTTCTTGATCTGGCCGTTAGCTGAAGCGCGAAGACCGGGAAAATTGTTAGACAGATGGCCAGAAAGCTGAAGACCTATGAGACTTCGCTCGGATTCTTCGATCTGGCAATTGCCGCGCCATCGATGAAGGCGGCGCTGGACGCCTGGGGCGCGGATAGCAATTTGTTTCACCAGGGCGTCGCCCGGCAAAGCGAGGACCCGGACGTCGTCGCCGCAACGATGGAAATGCCGGGCGTCGTCCTTAAGCGTCCGGTTGGCTCGAATGGTCCCTTCAAGCAAAATGCGGACCTGCCGACCGCCATCGAAGATGGACGATCGAAGAAGTCCACTCGCAAATCGACGACAAGCAAGGCGCCTAAGCGGTTCAAGCCCGCGGGCGACAAGGCGGCGGAGCGTGCGGCCGCGGTCGCTTATGTGAGAGAGCAAAAGCAGCGCGATCGCGAACGTGCGCGGGAAGAAGCCATCCGCGAGAAGGAGCGCAAGCGCCGGCAGGCAGTCGTCGAAAAGGCGGAAAACGCGCTCAATGTCGCCCGTGAAAGACACACCAGGGCTACGACTGATCTTAGAAACGAGATCGAGGCCCTCGAGCAAATGGTTCGGACGGAAAATCAACGCTGGGAGAAGGAGAGACGTAAGCTGGAAGCTGCGCTGAAACGTGCCAGGATCTGATGCGATACCTAATAAAACGTTGGCCTGAGGGCTTCATATAGGTAGATCCAACTGAGGAGCGCTGCTTTCCTCGTTCTGAAGAGAAGACAAAGATATCCCAAGTAGTCGCACCGACTTTGGCAGCGGCATCTCTGCCTGCAGTAGGCTAATCGCAATACGCGCCAGCTCGTCCCGACTAGAAATCGGGTCCGAAACGGATCGTGCACGCGTGATAATCTCAAAGTCAGAGAACTTGACCTTCAGCGTTACCGTTCGCCCACGGTTGCCAGTGGTCTCGCAATGCCGCCAGACTTTGTCGGCTAAGGGCCGCAATTCGCCGACCATGGCGTCGAAGTCGACCAGGTCGCTGGAGAAGGTGTTCTCGGCGCCTACAGACTTGCGGATTCGATCGGCACGCACGGGGCGATCGTCGACGCCGCGCGAGATGTAGTAATAGTAGGCGCCGGACTTGCCGAAATTTTCTTGCAGAAAGGCAAGTGTTTGATTGCGAATGTCGAGGCCGGTGAAAATCCCCAACGCGTTGAACTTCGCGCTTGTCGCAGGGCCGATGCCGTGAAATTTGCCGACGGGCAGCGTCTCCACGAATGCAGCGCCCATTTCCGGCGAGATGACGTACTGGCCGTTCGGCTTTCTGTGGTCGGAGGCGAGTTTGGCTAGGAATTTATTGTAGCTGATACCAGCCGACGCGTTAAGGTCGGTCTCGGCCTTGATCTTCTCGCGTATCCGCAGTGCGATGTCGCGCGCCAGAGGGATCGCCTGAATGTTTTCCGTGACGTCGAGATAAGCCTCGTCCAACGATAACGGCTCGATGATGGCGGTGTGCTCGGCGAAGATGTCGCGGACCTGCCGGCTGATCGCCTTGTAGACCTCGAATCGCGGTTTCACGAATATCAAGCCTGGACATAGCCGCTTCGCAGTCACCGACGGCATAGCCGATCGGACGCCGAACTTTCGAGCCTCGTAGCTTGCAGCGGCCACGACGCCGCGCTCCGCCGAACCGCCGACAGCCACCGGCTTGCCGCGAAGGGCTGGGTTGTCCCGCTGTTCGACCGAGGCATAGAATGCATCCATGTCGACGTGGATGATCTTGCGAGGGCTCGCAGCGGCGGCCGGGTGTTGCTGCTCCAATTCGTTCATGAGCGATGCCATCGAGACCTAAGTCTTGTATCGCGGCGGCTGCGGTCCTTCGAAAAAATGCAACCTCGATCCAATCCGCTAGGCCGCTTCCGCGCTTTGCGCGACTTCCTCGTCGCGCTTGCGGTTGATCAGGTTCAGAAGATGAACGGAAGCCCGCGCGTCGCATAGTGCCCGATGGTGATTCTCGAGCTCTATCTGGTAGATTTCGCACAGTTTTCCGAGGCTGTACGACTTATGACCTGGATAGCGTCGGCGCATCCCGGCGCACGTGCAAAGCTTCGGAAAACGAAAACGTCGTTCCAGGCGTTCGAATTCGTAGGCGATGAAGCCGTAGTCAAAGTTGACATTGTGAGCGACGAAGATGCCGTCCGCCATGAATTCCATGAAGCTGTCGGCAACTTCTACGAACAAGGGCGAACCGTTCACCATCTCGTTCGTGATTCCGGTCAGCTGAACAATCTTCGCCGGAATGGAACGCTGGGGGTTAACGAGGCTGTGCCACTCGTCGATAACGCGATGGTTACGCACTTTCACCGCGCCAATTTCGGTGATGCGGTCGCCATTCGCCCAGGCGCCGGTGGTCTCGATGTCGACCACGACGTAGTCCTGCTCGGGGTCAAATCGATAGTCGACCCGACCGATCTCGGCGATGATGCCGGCGGCGCCGAGTTGATGAAGCCGGGTGAGCTGATTGCGCCGGATCACATCGCCTTCCGCCTTGATTTCCATGAACGAGGCGTTGCTTTCGCGCACAAGCATCAGGTCGGGGAAGCCGTCTTTCATGCCACTGAAATCGCAACACATGGCATGGACGATCCTGGCGACGCCGCCTGGATCTGCCCCCTCGAGCAACGCGCGTAGTGCTTCGACCTGCACATGGTCCCAGGCGAAGATACCGTTGGGGCGCCCCCATCTTGTCGCCACCGTGCGGAGGATCAACGGAAAGGCAGTATTGGATCTGATGGCGTCCAACTTCTCCTCGATCGTCGAGGCGAACAATCGGGAGAAGCTGCGGTCCTTCAAGCAATGCGGCACCCAGTCGAAGCCGCTCGCCAAATGAGCCGTTTCGAAAAGTTCATCCCAGAAAAGCAAGCCGAATAGGGTGTGCCAAAGTACGTTCTCCGCGAAGAAAACCTGGACACCTTCGCGTCGCAGCACGCCGGCGACGCCCGCTTCGGGATTGCCGCGGTGAGTATCGTCGACCGTGATCACGCGACCCGAGCGGAGCAATTCCGTGTAGAGCCCGGTGCGCCGCCCTCCAAACTTGCGGGCGTAGAAATCCGTGGCAAAAAGATGCTCCCCGTCGCTGACCGGGTCATCGATCATCCGTTGTAGGACTTCTTCGGCTTCGTCGCGGTCGCCTTCGATGTAGAGCAAGCGCACCAGACGCTCATTGCAGTCCGGTGAAGAGCCGGCCCGATAAAGTTGCCGTGCGAGAGGCGGATCGTTCTTCTCGAAAAATTGTCCGGTGCGATATGCCGCTTGGCTGCGAAGATCGGCGGCATAATCGGTCCCGCAAACCGGGCCCGCGAAAATATCAATTGCAGCCTGTCGATAGGCGATCTCTGATTTCACCTCGAGACGGTCAATGATCTGGCTGTAATGGAAGGAGGCTAGTGCCTCCTGGCCGTCGGCGAACCGCGCACTAAAGGAGGTCTCGCGGTTGGTGCGGAGGATACCAAGGTCGCGTAGCGCGAAATTCTTCAGGCTGACCTCGGTCTTGCCGAAATAGAGGTAGAGCAGGAATTCGATAGGTCGCGTGTTGTCGAGTGCGATGAATTTGTGGGCGCCGCAATGTTGCGCGGCAACTGAGAAGGGGATCTTGTCGAGATAATAGTCGATAAGTTTCCCCTTCGACCACGACTTCCGGACGTCCTTTCTTCCGGCGGCCTGCGTCCCTCTAATGAGAATATCTTTTGGAAGGCAGGCGACGAATGCTCCGTAGTCAGGTTCGCAAAGTGCTCGGGCATGACCAACTGCCATTAGTTCGGCTGCTGCGCGTTCGATGTCGGTGATCTCGGGGTAATTGAATAGCGATCGGTTGAAAATCGCACCACGCCGATTGACCATCCGGATCAACAGACAGCGGGCGTCTCTCGAGAGGCCCTCGAAGCGAGCGATGAAGGCGCAGTGTTCTTCCGTAAGGATCGACCCGTACGTCCTCTGTACGAAGCCGAGCATCTCCGTGAAGTGATCGAGGTAGTAAAAGGCGGGCAATATCGGCAGCTTCACGGCGCGCCCTTTCTTGGCCGGAATCAGAGGATGTTCTACTTTTGTTCGGAAGTGACATTGAAAGTCAATAGTCGGGCCGATAGGCCCGCTTCCGCACGGACCGCACTGAAGTCCGCGTTCAGCTGCATGCTCCCGTAAGAGGGGCATCCGCTGCCTACCTTAGTTGTTCGGATGCGTGACTAGTATAATGGACGGCCAGCCGGCGCTCCGGCATATGTCGGTCAGCAGGTTGAGTCCTCGCTTTAATTCGTCGTCCGTGAACAAGCCTCTAACCGATTGAGGGGGATTCTGTTTTTCGGATGCGCCGGCATTTGAGATTGCAGGGATTGGGGGCTTGAGAACCCAAAACCCTGCAATTTCGTTTTTGGATTCCCTTTCGCGGCGGGCCATGATTCTGTGGTGCATCGGAGGGGACGATGCGGCCGAAGAAGCACACGACGACGGGATCGAACGATCTGTTCCGGGCGCGGTTGGACCAGATCATCAACCTGAAGCACGAACTGGTTCTGCTTGCCGGCAAGATCGATTGGGACTGGATCGACGGCGAGATCGCACCGCTCTACAGCGAGAACGGACGGCCGGGGATCGAGACCCGCTTCATGATCGGGCTGTTGCTGCTCAAGCACATCTATGGGCTGTCCGATGAGGGAGTGTGTGAGCGCTGGGTCCACGACCCGTATTTCCAGTTCTTCACCGGAGAAGAGTTTTTCCAGCACGCCTTCCCGCACGAGCGGTCGGACCTGAGCCATTGGCGCAAGCGGCTCGGCGACAGACTGGAGTTGCTGTTGGCTGAGAGCCTGCGGGTGGCGCACGAGGCCGGCGCGTTACGCGGCCAGGACCTCAAGCGGGTCACGGTCGACACCACGGTGCAGCCGAAGGCCATCACCTTCCCGACCGACGCCAAGCTGCTTCATGCGGCCATCAAGGGTCTCAGCCGCCTGGCAAGAAGGCACGGCGTCAGGCTGTGGCAATCCTATTCTCGCGTAGCCAAGGCCGCGGCGATGATGGCGGGCCGCTACGCCCATGCCAAACAGTTCAGGCGGCATCAGCGGCAATTGCGCATCCTGCGCAGCCGGCTCGGCCGCATCATCCGGGACATCCGCCGCAAGATCGAGGGCCAGCCAGCCCTGGAGGAGGCGTTCGCCCTCCCACTGAGCCGAGCCACCCAGATCCGCTCGCAGCAGCAGCGCCAGCGCGGCTGGAAGCTGTATTCCTTCCATGCTCCGGAGGTCGAGTGCATCGGCAAGGGCAAGGCCAGCGCACCTTACGAGTTCGGAGTGAAGGCTTCCATCGTCACCAACAACCGCCGGGCTCCCGGTGGACTGTTCGTGCTCCACGCCAGGGCGCTGCCCGATAACCCCTATGACGGTCACACCCTGCGGGACGTCCTCGCTCACCGGCTGTCCGATCGAGCGGGCCTATGTCGACAAGGGATACCGCGGCCACGACGCCCAAAATCCACGTCGCGTCTTCATCTCAGGCCAGAAGCGCGGCGTCTTCGGTGTCATCAAGCGCGAGCTGCGCCGCCGCTCCGCCATCGAGCCCATCATCGGACACCTCAAGGCGGAAGGCCACCTCGGACGCTGCTACCTCAAGGGCCGCGACGGCGATGCCGCCAACGTCGTCCTCTCAGCAGTGGGCCACAACTTCCGCCGCATTCTCGCCTGGCTCAGAGAACTCTTGTGCATGTTCCTGGCCCAGCTATCGCGAACGCTCGCCTGTCCAGCCCCGCTCAATTCAGCTTCTTAACGGACGACTAATTCTTCCCGCGTAGGGCCGCCAATTCTACCCGCACGCCGCGACTGTGGGCGTGAGGGGCCAGTGAAAAATGATCTCCCGACACCACGGAACGACCCGCCCGCTCGGCCTCGACAACGAAATCGCGCGCCATCTTTGCTCGCCCGCGCTCGCATCTCGTCGGTTGACGCGAGCGACGACGACGTGACCGTTACTGCGCGCGACCTAGCGCGTTGGTAATTCGAGCCAAAGCCAAGCCACAAAAATTTGGAGACGGAAGACGGGGCAGGATAGGGTAAGCGTCCGGAGCTTGCACCTGACCTCATCCCTTGACAGGATTTTCGATTTTCCAGGCCCACGGCAGTAACTCGTCGAGGCGGGTCACGGGATATCCGTCGACCATCCGCGTGAGCACGTCGCGCAGATAATGGTACGGTTCAACGTCGTTCAGCTTGCAGGTTTCGATCAGCGAACAAAGGATAGCCCAGCGTGTCCCGCCGCCGTCGCTTCCGGCAAAAAGGTGGTTCTTGCGTACGCATACGATGAAGACCGCCTGATTGACGCATGCGCGCGGGCACGGCGAGTTCTATGATGGCGATGCGTGAAG
It contains:
- a CDS encoding NUDIX domain-containing protein, which produces MLSAGILAYRKGAGRLEVLLVHPGGPYWRNKDNGAWSIPKGEVDGTDDPQQTARREFSEELGPAASIGPLTAVGEVRQRGGKRVIAFVGEGEFDPTALASNTFEIEWPPRSGRRQIFPEVDRAEWFDIEFARTKLIAAQVELLDRLLAIAADNSVEG
- a CDS encoding metallophosphoesterase family protein, producing MFTIGIISDTHGLLRAEAEDRLAGVDHIIHAGDIGRPEIIASLRKIAPVTAIRGNVDDGEWACEYADTEVVRLAGKTISVLHDLKTLRTDSLSGVDVVVSGHSHMPKIETVDGVLYLNPGSAGPRRFKLPITLATLAITSEGGMDWKLLDLAVS
- a CDS encoding cell envelope biogenesis protein TolA, with amino-acid sequence MARKLKTYETSLGFFDLAIAAPSMKAALDAWGADSNLFHQGVARQSEDPDVVAATMEMPGVVLKRPVGSNGPFKQNADLPTAIEDGRSKKSTRKSTTSKAPKRFKPAGDKAAERAAAVAYVREQKQRDRERAREEAIREKERKRRQAVVEKAENALNVARERHTRATTDLRNEIEALEQMVRTENQRWEKERRKLEAALKRARI
- the dinB gene encoding DNA polymerase IV translates to MNELEQQHPAAAASPRKIIHVDMDAFYASVEQRDNPALRGKPVAVGGSAERGVVAAASYEARKFGVRSAMPSVTAKRLCPGLIFVKPRFEVYKAISRQVRDIFAEHTAIIEPLSLDEAYLDVTENIQAIPLARDIALRIREKIKAETDLNASAGISYNKFLAKLASDHRKPNGQYVISPEMGAAFVETLPVGKFHGIGPATSAKFNALGIFTGLDIRNQTLAFLQENFGKSGAYYYYISRGVDDRPVRADRIRKSVGAENTFSSDLVDFDAMVGELRPLADKVWRHCETTGNRGRTVTLKVKFSDFEIITRARSVSDPISSRDELARIAISLLQAEMPLPKSVRLLGISLSSLQNEESSAPQLDLPI
- a CDS encoding exonuclease domain-containing protein — protein: MKLPILPAFYYLDHFTEMLGFVQRTYGSILTEEHCAFIARFEGLSRDARCLLIRMVNRRGAIFNRSLFNYPEITDIERAAAELMAVGHARALCEPDYGAFVACLPKDILIRGTQAAGRKDVRKSWSKGKLIDYYLDKIPFSVAAQHCGAHKFIALDNTRPIEFLLYLYFGKTEVSLKNFALRDLGILRTNRETSFSARFADGQEALASFHYSQIIDRLEVKSEIAYRQAAIDIFAGPVCGTDYAADLRSQAAYRTGQFFEKNDPPLARQLYRAGSSPDCNERLVRLLYIEGDRDEAEEVLQRMIDDPVSDGEHLFATDFYARKFGGRRTGLYTELLRSGRVITVDDTHRGNPEAGVAGVLRREGVQVFFAENVLWHTLFGLLFWDELFETAHLASGFDWVPHCLKDRSFSRLFASTIEEKLDAIRSNTAFPLILRTVATRWGRPNGIFAWDHVQVEALRALLEGADPGGVARIVHAMCCDFSGMKDGFPDLMLVRESNASFMEIKAEGDVIRRNQLTRLHQLGAAGIIAEIGRVDYRFDPEQDYVVVDIETTGAWANGDRITEIGAVKVRNHRVIDEWHSLVNPQRSIPAKIVQLTGITNEMVNGSPLFVEVADSFMEFMADGIFVAHNVNFDYGFIAYEFERLERRFRFPKLCTCAGMRRRYPGHKSYSLGKLCEIYQIELENHHRALCDARASVHLLNLINRKRDEEVAQSAEAA